The following coding sequences are from one Pocillopora verrucosa isolate sample1 chromosome 5, ASM3666991v2, whole genome shotgun sequence window:
- the LOC131777496 gene encoding ZP domain-containing protein, whose amino-acid sequence MALHILVALLVGFSNVFGQESPTSGPFKTLSVECTHEYMMVVLEHHPNHTDLDMDKITLKDVSCTLNDLGEFNATHLWMKAPLDGCMTEHNTTEDTITYLNSIVAETRASAGSVLISREFQAEFPFKCSYPRSAIMSVASFSPREKVIYTRTAQFGNFTFTMDMYETDQYLKPYDSYPVKKNLQEKMYLEVKVTSNDSKLVLIPEKCWATPSDDPNDGKFFAFIDKGCGEDETLDFEYKENAVQRFNLDAFRFLGESSGSTVYLHCAVEACRKGNNESRCAKGCDRDNSRKRRDLELESVGEQTVSIGPLTAEDIQPQEQAQESGSSLTVIAAVAGVLGVVVLALITALVVLYKRFHSPQQAGRVVYTTASNDESKMLV is encoded by the exons ATGGCGCTGCACATTCTCGTTGCACTTCTTGTAGGATTTTCAAACG tttttggcCAAGAATCACCAACTTCTGGTCCCTTTAAAA CCCTGTCCGTCGAATGTACTCACGAGTATATGATGGTAGTGTTGGAGCATCATCCCAATCATACAGATCTGGACATGGACAAAATCACTCTGAAGGACGTAAGCTGTACCCTTAATGACCTGGGAGAATTCAATGCAACCCATCTGTGGATGAAAGCTCCGCTTGATGGCTGCATGACAGAACACAACACAACTGAGGACACCATCACATACTTGAACAGTATCGTTGCCGAGACAAGAGCCTCTGCAGGTAGCGTTCTGATTTCCAGGGAGTTTCAGGCAGAGTTCCCGTTCAAGTGCAGCTATCCACGCTCCGCTATCATGTCTGTCGCCAGCTTCTCCCCTCGGGAAAAAGTTATCTACACAAGGACAG CTCAATTCGGCAACTTTACCTTTACGATGGACATGTACGAGACGGATCAATATTTGAAACCATATGACAGCTACCCGGTGAAAAAGAACCTTCAGGAAAAGATGTACCTCGAGGTGAAAGTCACGTCCAATGATTCCAAATTGGTGCTGATTCCTGAGAAATGTTGGGCCACGCCCAGTGATGACCCAAACGATGGAAAATTCTTTGCTTTTATCGATAAGGG TTGCGGTGAGGACGAAACATTGGACTTTGAGTACAAGGAAAATGCAGTTCAACGCTTCAACTTAGACGCTTTCCGCTTCTTAGGGGAGAGCTCAGGGTCCACTGTTTACCTTCACTGCGCTGTGGAGGCCTGCCGTAAGGGAAACAACGAGTCGCGTTGTGCCAAGGGATGCGACCGGGACAACTCCAGGAAGAGGCGTGACCTGGAATTGGAAAGCGTTGGAGAGCAGACCGTTAGCATCGGACCATTGACCGCTGAAGATATTCAACCACAAGAACAAG CTCAAGAATCTGGAAGTTCGCTGACCGTTATTGCCGCGGTCGCTGGTGTCTTGGGCGTGGTCGTGTTGGCGCTTATCACGGCTCTGGTTGTGTTGTACAAGCGTTTTCATTCACCCCAACAGGCTGGTCGAGTCGTATACACTACGGCTTCCAATGATGAAAGCAAGATGCTTGTGTGA